The Verrucomicrobium spinosum DSM 4136 = JCM 18804 DNA segment ACGTCACCCACGACCTTGAGCTGTTGCTGGAGGGAGTGATGGAGTAGTGGAGTATTGGATTGATGAAATGCATTGCTCCACCTCTCCCTCGTCTCACGTCTCCAACACCGCATCCTCCAACATTCCATTACTCCTTCACTCCAGTATTCCACCACTCCACCTCCTCGCCCCGCCATTCCACCCCTCCGTCCCATGAGCAACTACCTTTCCCAATCCTGGCTGATCGACCGCCGCCATGCCCTCAAGGCACTGGGCTCTTTCATTTCCCTGCCGCTGCTGGAGTGCATGGTCCCTGCTCGGGCAGCGGAGGCTGTCACCGCCACGCCGCGGCGCAGCGCTTTCATCTATCTGGCAAACGGCGTTCATTCCCTGAACTACCAGATCACCGCGCCGGGGAAGGACTACAAGTTTTCCCGGTCGCTCATGCCGCTTGAGAAGCATCGCGACGTCATCACGCCCATCAGCGGCCTGCATCATCCGGGCAGTCTCAGCCATCACCACAACTGCATCAATGTCTGGCTGACGGGTGGCAAGCTTGGCCCGTCTGACAAAAACACGATCTCCGTGGACCAGAAGATGGCCGAGATCACCGCGCAGCACACCCGCTACCCTTCGCTTGAAGTGGCCATCACCCAGGAATCCCTGGCCTGGACGGCGGACGGGGTCCGGCTGCCGGCCATGCGCCGTTGCAGTGAAATCTTTGCCTCCATGTTCGAGGAGCCAAAGGGCGGCATCGCCGCGCAGCGGCGGGCCTTGCGCCGCAAGGGCAGCGTCCTGGATGACAACCTCGCCGAGGTGCGCCGGATGGAGAAGAAAATGGGCTCTCAGGACAAAGGGCGCATGGATCAATACCTCACCTCCGTCCGCGAGGCGGAGATCCGCACGCGGCGGGCCGATGCCTGGCTGGATACGCCACTGCCCACCATCTCCGACACCGATCGCCAGCGCACCAACCGCGACATCGCCGACACCAAAGCCGGTGACTATTTCCGCACGGTCTATGACCTCATGGTGCTCGCGTTCCAGACGGATGTGACCCGCGTGGCGACCTTCAGCCTCGGTGGCGAAGGCCAGGCCATCGCCATCCCTGAAATCGGCATCACAGAGTCGCGTCACCAGCTCAGCCACCACGGTGGCGATCAGGGCTACATGGAGAAGCTCACCAACTACGACACCTTCGCCATCGAGCAGTACAGCTATTTCCTCACCCGGCTCGCAGAGACCAAGGACATCAACGGCAAGTCGTTGCTTGGCTCCACCATGTCCCTCTTTGGCAGCGGCATGTCCTACGGCCACAGCCATGGCAACGCCAACCTTCCGCTGGTGCTCGCCGGTGGCTCGGATCTCGGGCTGAAGCACGGCCAGCATCTGGACTTCAACGCGACCGCCGCAGGCTTCCAGGGCTACTCTCTTGGCGCGGACGGAGCGCTTACCACCGCGCACTATCAGGTCTGCAGCCGCCCCGTGAACTCCGATGCCCACATGAGCAACCTGCTCCTCCTCATGGCCCAGCGCATGGGCGTGGAGACTGACAAGTTTGGCGACAGCAACAAGGTGATCGCGATCTAAGGCGACATCAGGGAGTGATGGATTATTGGAGTGATGGAGTAGAGGAAATCACTCCAGAGCCCCGCCATTTCATCATTCCAATACTCCAACACTCCATTTCTCCAACACTCCCCTCTCCTCCATGAACCGAGCCCCCTGGCTCGTGGCCCTGTGCCTCGGCCTCTCCCTTTCCTCCTCCTTCGCAAACGCCGCAGCCGCAGACGAGCCGTTTCGTCCGGAAGCGGGGAAGTTCCCGCCTCTCGAGAAGGCTCACACCTACCGTGGCGAACTTGTCTTTGTGGATCATGTCAACCGCCGCGGCAGCCTCCGCGTGCAGGGTGAGGGCGGCACTTATTTCCGCAATGCCCCGCAACCCTTTGCCCTGCTCCCGTACGCCGTCGTTCGTTATCACCATGCCCCGGCGGATCTGAGGGACATTCCGCTCGGCACCGTGATGCACGTCCGGGCTTTCCTTCCGCCAGACCCGAAACTCTCTGCGGTGCCTGTGTTGCCGGTCAACAACAAGGACAAGATCGCGGGCTACAGCGGCACCGGTGTCGCACCGGCTGAGAACCACGTCCTCCTCCTGGAAGACGAGCCCAGCCACTGTCAGCGTGAGGGCCTGGTCTGGAAGCTCAAGGAGCTCGAACTCAAAAACCATGAGGGCATGATCATCGCCAGTCGCGAGCCGAAGGCGGGGCCTGCTGCGGGTGGCAAAGCCCAGGAAGAAAAGCTGACCTTCGACGCCGCCACGCGCGTCTGGCGCGGTCGCGAATCCCTTGCGATCGCCGACTTGGTAACCGAGGGCATCTGGCCCGCCAACGGCAAGAAATCGCTCGATGGTCAGGCCGTGCTGCTCGGGATCACCTGGAAGCCCACGCCCGATGGTATCTTCACCCGTTTCCATATCTCGGACATCTGGCTGGATGACGCATCGATGCAACGCGCCGCTCAAAATCAAACCGAGACGCACAAGGCCTTCATCCGCAGCCGCTGGATGCCCGCCTGGGTGGACACGGTCGAGTATGGCAAGTTCGGCCGCGCCACCGTGACCGCGACCTTGTTCGGCGGCATGGACGAATCTCTCTACGCCGACTTCCAGAAGGGTGGCCAGGTCTTGGTGAATGGAGCGGAGAATACCCTGAAGCATGCCGGCGGTGCCTACGGCCCCGCGCACATGGCTTCCAAGGGCCCCATCCTCAATGTCACGAAGACGCCTGGCGAGGCCCCTGTGGGCAGCAGCGGTATTCAAGTCCAGTTTGAGACGGACCTCGTCATCGAAGGCATCCGCCCGACGAGAGTCGTCCGCATTCGTCCTACCGGTTGGCCCCAGGTGCAAGTGCCTCGCGAGGAATACGTCGGCGATGGCTCCGATGCGGAAGACCGCTTCCCCACCCCCGTCATCTTTCCCAAGTACTGATCTCCTGGAGTGATGGAGCAATGGAGCGGTGGAGTATTGAAACTCCATCACTCCAATACTCCACCACTCCATCGCCTCGTTCCCGCATGAAACCCGCCATCACCCTGCTCGCAGTCTTTTCCTGCGCGCTCACCGCCGCCGCCCTTGCCGCAGACGAGCCCTTCCGGCCTGAGGCCGGGAAGTTTCCCCCGGTCGAAAAGGCGTACTCCTACC contains these protein-coding regions:
- a CDS encoding DUF1552 domain-containing protein — translated: MSNYLSQSWLIDRRHALKALGSFISLPLLECMVPARAAEAVTATPRRSAFIYLANGVHSLNYQITAPGKDYKFSRSLMPLEKHRDVITPISGLHHPGSLSHHHNCINVWLTGGKLGPSDKNTISVDQKMAEITAQHTRYPSLEVAITQESLAWTADGVRLPAMRRCSEIFASMFEEPKGGIAAQRRALRRKGSVLDDNLAEVRRMEKKMGSQDKGRMDQYLTSVREAEIRTRRADAWLDTPLPTISDTDRQRTNRDIADTKAGDYFRTVYDLMVLAFQTDVTRVATFSLGGEGQAIAIPEIGITESRHQLSHHGGDQGYMEKLTNYDTFAIEQYSYFLTRLAETKDINGKSLLGSTMSLFGSGMSYGHSHGNANLPLVLAGGSDLGLKHGQHLDFNATAAGFQGYSLGADGALTTAHYQVCSRPVNSDAHMSNLLLLMAQRMGVETDKFGDSNKVIAI